A window of the Bdellovibrio sp. ZAP7 genome harbors these coding sequences:
- a CDS encoding S8 family serine peptidase: protein MNKTIFTLGLILATSAQGALTAATRAPFSNDTLTKYQWALQASDHRVLRDDTDIRSQEVSAIPGRSADVQASPDGFASVMKKNIVVAVLDSGVEVQHADLAAILYHNDKECLNGGIPYKPEADKDANGYKGDCIGWNFMVPAGAPNENNPDDDLGHGTHVAGIIAAQIGNKTGVAGITNRVRILPLKVTGAADANAANSSISASTALTSRVIKALRYAIEKRVDVINISMGWPAATDSAELRQTFAQAQQAGIFIVAAAGNNNNNSFNFPCSYPGVLCVAATGIDNTLTGFSNYGGQVDISAPGEEILSTYPNAKAPMNFSVKGYELLNGTSQAAPFVSAGVAVLKGAYPGISADEIKARLFSAAQDLEKGKFTLFGTLKIQSALNMSARPVVAPDFKGLSRALFNAGEGVVQIALPVKNYWQAADSVSVTVQSLSANFALESGSSQTLSLASGEQKNLALVARIQDQSASSSVKIRVTVQTSFGARSFVHEFELSRSLKNDAAVMRLPIRLLPGTSAAVIKTTMTVNDVAGISDAPDYYFWEAKEGQLHLSILQMNGSSYQQRHIELPAGTKNILNFMKVPLANGMQGYWIGTMGLAADGKTKTMTYLLVSEDLVSQRRVITFSPETVVMDKDAVTSLQFALQNSSGLVPVFTTIGKIPKADVNPDGFQFENNSPMRRVFYLKAVQEKGAWTYQTRNFDNYQFTDGVRAALGLNFQQDLRLITMLPQSVNSLDRIRLLYAYGSQDLKRFVVVETRGEWLDQHKFELRPMDYSSSMMASGVAAPVTDLTDNFAVKNSAVSFGVFLTPIKAQNLFFDLNARVQGEFILQSSTTKDLLISLVQSFRRGAEYFTFAQSKSNLIMQVNNSNGSVRRYESSIHRATWPGISSTELLFPAVVQNGSRLSPAIYVDATQMYSNHIYFWTESDEGKLIAPAKLNLDIPSECRALTPQKFTDYKNKNFAVLMCGGSTSAELRILPLSL, encoded by the coding sequence ATGAATAAAACCATTTTTACTCTCGGCTTAATTCTGGCGACTTCTGCACAAGGGGCCTTAACGGCCGCCACGCGGGCGCCATTTAGCAATGACACTTTGACAAAATACCAATGGGCTTTGCAGGCGAGTGATCACCGTGTTCTTCGCGATGACACGGATATTCGCTCGCAAGAAGTTTCCGCCATTCCGGGGCGCAGTGCTGATGTTCAGGCAAGCCCCGATGGTTTTGCTTCTGTGATGAAGAAAAACATTGTCGTGGCTGTTCTCGATAGCGGTGTGGAAGTGCAGCATGCAGACCTGGCAGCCATTCTTTATCACAATGATAAAGAATGTCTTAACGGCGGAATTCCCTATAAACCGGAAGCCGATAAAGATGCAAACGGATATAAAGGCGACTGCATCGGTTGGAACTTCATGGTGCCGGCAGGAGCTCCGAATGAAAACAATCCTGATGATGATTTGGGACATGGAACTCATGTGGCGGGAATTATTGCCGCGCAAATTGGTAATAAAACCGGCGTTGCGGGAATCACGAACCGTGTGCGCATCTTGCCCCTGAAAGTGACGGGTGCTGCGGATGCCAATGCCGCGAACTCATCAATTTCTGCAAGTACGGCATTAACGTCTCGTGTGATCAAGGCCCTCAGATATGCGATCGAAAAGCGTGTCGATGTCATCAATATCAGTATGGGTTGGCCCGCGGCCACTGATTCGGCAGAGCTTCGCCAAACGTTTGCACAAGCACAACAGGCCGGGATCTTTATCGTTGCGGCCGCCGGAAATAACAATAACAACAGTTTTAATTTTCCCTGCTCTTATCCGGGTGTTCTGTGTGTGGCTGCGACGGGGATTGATAATACCTTAACCGGTTTTTCAAACTATGGTGGCCAAGTTGATATCAGTGCTCCAGGTGAGGAAATTCTAAGTACATACCCCAACGCAAAAGCTCCGATGAACTTTTCAGTGAAGGGGTATGAGCTTTTGAATGGAACAAGTCAGGCGGCGCCTTTTGTAAGTGCGGGCGTGGCAGTTCTTAAAGGAGCTTATCCTGGAATCAGTGCCGATGAAATCAAGGCTCGTCTTTTTTCGGCAGCTCAAGATCTGGAAAAAGGTAAATTCACTCTGTTTGGAACATTGAAAATTCAGTCAGCACTAAATATGTCTGCGCGCCCTGTGGTAGCGCCAGATTTTAAAGGTCTGTCGCGTGCCTTATTCAACGCTGGGGAAGGCGTGGTGCAAATCGCGTTACCGGTTAAGAACTATTGGCAGGCAGCTGATTCCGTCAGTGTGACTGTGCAATCGCTCTCTGCAAATTTTGCCCTGGAATCGGGTTCCTCTCAAACTTTGTCCTTAGCCAGCGGGGAGCAGAAAAACCTCGCACTCGTGGCCCGCATTCAAGATCAAAGTGCCAGCTCCAGTGTCAAAATTCGTGTGACCGTACAGACCTCTTTTGGTGCCCGCTCTTTTGTTCATGAATTTGAATTATCACGCAGTCTAAAAAATGACGCTGCGGTGATGCGTTTACCGATTCGCCTGCTGCCGGGAACTTCTGCTGCCGTCATCAAAACGACAATGACCGTCAATGATGTGGCAGGGATCTCTGATGCACCCGACTACTATTTCTGGGAAGCGAAAGAGGGGCAACTGCACCTTTCGATTCTGCAAATGAACGGCTCCTCCTATCAGCAAAGACACATCGAACTGCCTGCCGGGACAAAAAATATTTTAAATTTCATGAAAGTTCCCTTGGCGAATGGCATGCAGGGCTATTGGATTGGTACTATGGGCTTAGCGGCCGATGGCAAAACTAAAACCATGACTTATCTGTTGGTTTCTGAAGACCTGGTATCCCAGCGTCGTGTGATCACGTTTTCACCAGAGACGGTGGTCATGGATAAAGACGCCGTCACGAGCTTGCAGTTTGCGTTGCAAAATTCGAGCGGTCTGGTTCCGGTTTTCACAACAATCGGTAAAATTCCAAAAGCTGATGTCAATCCCGACGGATTTCAATTTGAAAACAACTCGCCCATGCGCCGGGTGTTTTATCTGAAAGCTGTTCAGGAGAAGGGTGCTTGGACATATCAAACACGCAACTTCGACAACTATCAATTCACCGACGGTGTCAGAGCCGCCTTGGGACTAAACTTTCAACAGGATTTGCGCCTGATCACAATGTTACCTCAATCAGTGAATAGTCTGGATCGCATTCGCTTGTTGTACGCATATGGCAGTCAGGATCTGAAACGTTTCGTGGTCGTGGAAACGCGCGGGGAGTGGTTGGATCAACATAAATTTGAACTGCGCCCGATGGACTATTCTTCCTCGATGATGGCCAGCGGAGTTGCAGCTCCGGTGACAGATTTGACGGACAATTTCGCTGTCAAAAATTCCGCAGTTTCCTTCGGTGTGTTTTTGACACCTATTAAAGCGCAGAATTTATTTTTTGATTTGAACGCACGTGTGCAAGGCGAATTCATTTTGCAGTCATCGACAACAAAAGATCTGTTGATCAGTTTGGTGCAAAGCTTCCGACGTGGTGCTGAGTATTTTACCTTTGCGCAAAGCAAAAGCAATTTGATCATGCAGGTTAACAATTCGAACGGCTCTGTGCGCCGCTATGAGAGCTCGATTCACCGTGCGACATGGCCTGGTATCAGCTCAACAGAACTTTTGTTCCCGGCAGTGGTGCAAAATGGATCGCGCTTAAGCCCTGCGATCTATGTCGATGCGACGCAAATGTATTCCAATCATATTTATTTCTGGACGGAAAGTGACGAGGGAAAACTTATCGCGCCAGCAAAATTAAACCTGGATATTCCCTCTGAATGTCGCGCACTCACTCCGCAAAAATTCACGGATTATAAAAATAAGAACTTTGCGGTGTTGATGTGCGGGGGCAGTACGAGTGCTGAGTTGCGCATCTTGCCATTAAGTCTATAA
- the hisS gene encoding histidine--tRNA ligase translates to MSGKIQRVRGTRDLLPEESRVFRFVEESAYEKANLYGYGEIETPIFEFSDVFHRTLGETSDVVSKETYDFTDRGGESLTLRPEGTAGVARAFISEGMSQNLPLKFYYSGPMFRYERPQKGRYRQFFQLGAECLGYDTPHADVECIAFAWDLLKSIGISEECTLELNTLGDAESRAAYREALVQYFTAHHEQLSADSKTRLAKNPLRILDSKDEGDKKLSENAPKFQQYLNEASQKFFASVISGIEKLGIPYKVNPFIVRGLDYYCHTVFEFTTDKLGAQGTVLAGGRYDGLVETMGGPRTPGVGWAAGIDRLADLTPKELALKKEVLVAVIGADDQGEDESVKLAHEIRTRGIKAENFLSGKMGKKMQKANNKGAHYALILGGNEVTSKTVTVKNFVTGEQSTIPRSEIATFDFKI, encoded by the coding sequence ATGAGCGGAAAAATTCAAAGAGTTCGTGGTACGCGTGATCTTCTTCCCGAGGAAAGCAGAGTCTTTCGATTTGTCGAAGAATCAGCCTATGAAAAAGCAAATCTTTACGGTTATGGCGAAATAGAAACGCCCATTTTTGAATTTTCTGACGTATTTCATCGCACTTTAGGCGAAACTTCCGACGTTGTAAGCAAAGAGACTTATGATTTTACAGATCGCGGCGGAGAAAGCCTCACTTTAAGACCCGAAGGGACTGCGGGCGTGGCTCGCGCTTTTATTTCAGAAGGCATGAGCCAAAATCTTCCTTTAAAATTCTATTATTCTGGCCCCATGTTTCGTTATGAGAGACCACAAAAAGGTCGTTATCGCCAATTCTTCCAATTAGGCGCAGAGTGTCTAGGTTATGACACTCCTCATGCAGATGTAGAGTGCATCGCCTTTGCCTGGGACCTCCTGAAAAGCATCGGCATTTCCGAAGAATGCACTCTGGAATTGAACACACTAGGTGACGCTGAAAGTCGTGCTGCCTACCGTGAAGCCCTGGTGCAATACTTTACAGCTCATCATGAACAATTGTCTGCAGACAGTAAAACTCGTTTAGCAAAAAACCCCCTGCGTATTTTGGACTCCAAAGACGAAGGAGACAAAAAGTTGAGCGAGAATGCGCCAAAATTCCAACAGTACTTAAACGAAGCTTCACAAAAGTTTTTCGCTTCTGTGATTTCAGGAATTGAAAAACTGGGCATCCCTTACAAGGTGAATCCATTCATCGTGCGTGGCCTTGATTACTACTGCCACACCGTTTTTGAATTCACGACAGATAAGCTAGGGGCACAAGGCACAGTTTTGGCCGGTGGACGTTATGATGGCTTGGTTGAAACCATGGGCGGACCTCGCACTCCGGGAGTGGGTTGGGCCGCAGGGATTGACCGCTTGGCTGATCTGACTCCGAAAGAATTAGCTCTTAAGAAAGAAGTTTTGGTCGCAGTTATCGGCGCCGATGATCAAGGTGAAGACGAAAGCGTCAAACTGGCTCACGAGATCCGCACTCGCGGTATTAAAGCTGAAAATTTCTTGTCCGGCAAAATGGGTAAGAAAATGCAAAAGGCCAATAACAAAGGTGCACATTATGCGCTGATCTTAGGTGGCAACGAAGTCACCAGCAAAACTGTCACAGTTAAGAATTTTGTGACGGGAGAGCAAAGTACGATCCCTAGATCTGAAATTGCCACTTTCGATTTTAAAATCTAA